CTGCTGGCCGAGGCGCTGGCGGCGATCGGGGCGGGGCGACCCCGCGAGTATCTCAACCCGATCACGTCCCAGGGGAACGCGATGGTCCCGCGGCCACGGTTCCTCGAGCCCGACCCGGACGGTTACTTCCAGAGGATCCGCGGCGAGAACACCGTCGACGGGATCTTCGGGATCAAGGTCCATTATCCCCAGCTGGCGGTGTTCGACGGCGGAGCCGACGGGCTCGTGCGCCTCCTGCCGGCGGCGCGGTACGTGTCGGTCACGCGCCGGCGCACGCTCCGCCAGGCCGTGTCCTACGCGAAGGCCACGCAGTCGCGGGTCTGGCGTGCGGGTCTCCGCGAGCACCGGCGCCCCCGGTTCAACCACCTGCGGATCATCAAGCACCTGCTGTTCGTGGCCCAGGAGGTCGAGCAGTGGGAGCGCTTCTACCAGCGCCACGGCATCAAGCCGCTGAACTTGGTCTACGAGGAACTCGACGAGGACTACGGCGCGACCATGCGCCGTGTCATCGGTTTCCTCGGCCTGGAAGCCGACGTTCCGCCGCGGCCCTTGGCCCGGCAGGCGGACCAGATCACCGAGGAATGGGTCGATCGGTCGCTGGGCTTCCTGCGCGGGAACGGGCTCCTGATGCGCTCCATCCGGAGGATCGCGACATCATGGTGAGTCGATCGGCGGCGAGACGGTCCCACCGCGGGACGGCCGTGAAGTGAATTCCCGTTCGGTACTTCTCGGCGCCTTCTTCCGTGCCCTCGGCCATGCCGTCCACCAGCGCGACGGGGTCTGCTGGGTCGAGGTCGGACGACTGTCGCTGATGGCGGTGCCGGCGACCGAAGCGGTCGCCGTCGCCCCGGGCGCTGTCGACACGGTGCTCCGTGACACCGGCCGCGTGGCGGCGACGTTCGTGTCGGCTGATGGAACAGGCGTACCGGCCGTCGCCTGGTGGGTGCGCGATCCGCACTACGGACTGGCCGCCGTGCAGCGGCAGTTCCGCCAGAATCTCCGCCGTGGCCAGGGGAAGGTGACGGTCCGTCGGCTCGAGTGGCGGGAGTTCCGCAGCCTTGCTTTCGAGGTCCACTGCCAGGCGGCCGCGGCCCGCGGTGGGCCGGCACCGCCGACGACCAGCGCCGGCGGCTGGAATCGCCTGTGCGACCTCCTGGCCGACGACGTCCGGTTCGAGGCGACGGGCTGCCTCGTCGATGGCAGCCTCGCCGGCTCGATCGTCTCGCTCACGGCCGATGGACTGTGCGAGGGGGTGATGGCGGACTGCACGCCGCGCTTCGCCGGTGTCCGACCCGCCCATTGGCTCTACCATCGCTTCGCCGCCGAGATGATCCGCCGGCCGGGGATCCGCGGCGTGACGGTGGGCCGGCAGGGGCTTCCGCCCCGCACCTCGCTCGACGCCTTCAAACGCCACGCGGGATACGCGCCGGAGCCGATCCAGATCGCCGCGGTGCTCCATCCGCGCTGGCGGTCCGCACTCGAACCGGCGATGACCCGCGCCGTGATCCGCTGGACCGCGCGGCTTCTCGGCCCCCGGGCAGGCGCCCTGGCGAACGTCAGCCTGCTGGATGCCGCGGTGGCGACGCGGCGAAGTGTCCGCGAGCGCGATCGAGCGGCCGGGTGAAACCGGCCAGGAATCCGCCGGTGAACGCGACCAGCCGCGCCCACCGATGACCGCCTCCGAGCGAGACCGACACCCCCACCGGCCGCGCGACGAAGCGGCGCGCGAGCCGACCGAGCAGACCGACGGCGCTTCGCGGCTGTTGCCGTGCGAACTTCCCGAACACCGCTCCGGTGCCGTACCAATTGCGGCGGATCAGCTCGGCACGGCGGTGCAGCGGCCAGATGTCCTGGTGAGTGACGCGGATGGCCGGAGCCTCATGCACGGCCCATCCCCCGGCCAGCGCCCGGAGGACGAAGTCGACGTCCTCCGCCGCCGCCAGCGGTGCGCCGACGCCGAACGTCTCGTCGAAGCCGGCCAGTGCCGTCGCGACAGCTCGGCGAATCGCGATGTTGGCCGACGTTCCGACCAGCGTCGGCAGATCCTCGACCGCGTGGACCGTCACGGTATCGGTCCGCACCGAGGCCTGAACGAAACCCCGCGTCGCGTCGTGATCGCAGGGCTCGACGTTGCCGTGAACGACGCCGACCACGGGGTGATGATCGAAGGTCGTGACGACCGACTCGAGCCAGTCATCGGCCGGTTCGCAATCGTCACCGGTCACCGCGATCAGTTCGGCGCGTGCCGCGTCGATCCCGCGGTTGAGCGCCCGGGCCAACCCCCGGTCGCGCGACGGCAGGTGACGAATCCTCGGGTCGCCGAGCGCCGTCAGTGCCGCCGCCGTCTCGGCCACACGCGCGCTTTGGTCCACCACGCAGATCTCGAAGTCCTGCCACGATCCACGGCGGATCGCCGCGATCGGGGTCAACACGGCGGTGCCCCGGTCGCGTGTCGGCAGGACGACCGAGATCCGCGGCGGTCGGGCGGCCCGGGCCCGGGTCGACGACGATGGGTTCCGCACCGGAGACGTCGTCATCGAGGTGATGCCTTGCGTGGTGTCCATTCCGCCGGTCCCCCGAACGTCGGATGGTACCATCCCGTCCACACGTCTCGTGACGATCCGCTCGGTGCCGCCGTCGCGGCCAGCCGGGGCGCGTCGTCCACGTTCCTTCCCCGACACCATCGCCGTGGGTTCTTCCGGGAATTTCGTGGCAAGGGGGCCTGGATCCCGGAAAATCATCGGTTTTACTCCAGGGAACGTGCTGGTCCCGGCCCCCGCGGCGCCCCCTCTCCTCCAAGCTGGGCCCACAAGCCCGATGGGCGGAAAACACCGGGGAAAAGCGCCTTTGAGGGTGAATGCAGTGGGTTTCGGCCCCACTGATCACGCCGTCCGCCATGCACTTCCCCATTCTTGAACCTGTACGCCCGTCGACACTCTTCAGCCACGGAAATCCCCGAAGAGCCTCGCCGTGACCTCCCCCTCGAGCGTTCCGCAGGGCCCTCGACGGCTGCCGGCCGTGGGCCATGCCATGGCGTTCCTGCGCGACAAGCCCGGGTACTTGCTTCGCTGTCACGAGCGTTACGGGGAGACCGTCCGGCTGTCTCTGGGGGGACCGACTCTGTTGATCACGGCCCCGGAGGACGTGCGGCACGTGCTCGTCTCCGCCGCGGGACGGTATGGAAAGAGCCCGCGACTGGTCAGCGAGACGGCCCGGCGCCGACTGGGCACGAGCCTGTTCACCGTCGCCGATGCCGACCATGCCCGCCTCCGCGCGCACTCGATCCGCTGTTTCCATCCGCAACGCCTCGCCGATCGCCAGTGGCTGCTGGATCGGCACTGCGAGGAATTCGCCGCCGCCGCCGTGCGCCACGGGACGGTCGACACCGACCGGCACCTGGCGCCGTTCGTGGCCGCGTGCATCGTCGAGGTGCTGCTCGGTACCGACAGTGCGCGGCGCCGGCCCGGGTGGAGCGCCGCGCTCGAGGAGCGCAGGCGCGCCGACGAGGCCGCGTTCGCGGTCGTGCCGCTGGCGAGGATCCGGTCCGGATCACGGCGCCGGTCGCTGTCGCGACTGGTCGCCGAGGCGATCGTGGACGGCACCGACCCCGACGCGATCCTGCACGGCCTGCTCGACGATCCGGACGCCGATGCTGCACGGACCCTCGCACCGGGTGTCGAGCAGATCCTGCTGGCGGCTTACGAGACCACGACGATGATGCTCGCGTGGACGATCGAACTTCTCGCCCGCGCTCCCGACTGGATGGATCGATGCGGCGAGGAGTCGGTGGCGGAGCGGGTGATCTCCGAAGCGCTGCGGCTCTACCCGCCGACCTGGCTCTTCGTCCGGGTCGCCACCGCCATGGACCGGCTGCCCGGGGGTATCGCGGTGCCGACAGGCACGAAGGTCTACCTGTCGCCGTACGTGAGTCAACGCTCCTCCGCGGCCTTCGTCGAGGCCGCGCGGTTCGATCCCGACCGGTTTCTCGCCGATCGCACCGTCGATCCGTGGCGCTATTTCCCGTTCGGTGCCGGCACGAGGAGTTGCCTTGGTGAGCGGCTCGCCCGCCGGCTCGGCGCGACGTTCCTCACCGCCCTCGCGCGGCGGGCCCGTCTCGCTCCGCTCAACCGCCATTCACCACGGCCGCTCGGGCGCGTGACGCTCCGCCCGGCGCACCCGATCCGCGTGGCGGTGGCGGAGCGCACAGGTCGCGTGGGCCGGTGACGACTCTCCCCGCCGCCGACCCGCAGCGCGACCAGCCGAAGCGGCCGGCCCAGCGCGCACGGCCTTGAATCACGAGGACCGACTCAGTCTTCCGAGGAGAGAGGCCCGGGGCCGAAGCGCGCGGCGGACTCGGCGATCCGCCGCTGGACACCCGCGACGATCGACCGGATCTCTGCCAGATCGGTGTCCGGAAGATGGTGGGCCAGTTCCGCGAGGATCGGCTCCATCTCCGGCCGATGGGCGCGAAGCAGCACGGCGATGTCGTGCTCGTAGTCCTCGACCCGCGCGAACCGCCCTTGGCGGTAGAGCGACGGCAGTGCGAACAGCTTGAGCAACAGCAACCCTTCGACCGTGGCGCAGACGACGGACCGTTCGACGAACCGCTCCCGTCGGGCATGCTCCCGTCGGACGATCTCGAACAGGGCGTGATCGGCGAGCAGGATGTCGATCTGAAGACCATCGAACTCCGCCCGCGCGAAGCTGTCGTTGCGCTCGACGACGCGCACTTCGGGAATCCGCGGGATCTGGTCAGCAGGAATGATCAGATCGATGTCCTGGGTATTCCGGCCCGGCGCATGGACCCGCATCGCGATCCCGCCGACCAGCACGTAGCCCACTCCGCGCTCCTCGAGGAGATCGAAGAGCGCCGGGATCGCAGCCAGCAACCGGTCGAGATCCATGGCCGACAATCCCACCGGAGAGCGGGGATTGAAAACGATCGCCTGGGCGATCATGTCGCCAATGCACAGCGGAGACGACTGCATCAAATCATTTTACACGGCCGCGCGGTCGAATCCTGAATCACTTCGCGGCCGGTAACGAGCGCTCCGCGACTCGCCCGGCCGCCGTCAGGGCGCCGCCGGCGCCGGGGCGCTCCCCGCCGCAGGTGCCGCCGGCGGCGCGGGGGGCGCGACGCGCTCCTTCACCCGGCGGTCGACACCCTCGAGCTCCGCGCGCAGCTTCCGCTGCTCGTCGGCGACACGCGACAGCTCGCCGCGCAGCTCCTTCACCTCCTGCGGCACCGCCGGCTGGCGCTGGCGGAGCTTCTCCAGGGCCTCGGTCGCCACCTTGCCGACGCGGTCGTCGGCGCCGAGCTGCGCGAACCCCTCGAGCACCGGCCGGGCGCGCGGATCGCCGAGCTCGCCCAGTGCCGCCAGCGCCGCCGAGCGGACCGGGATGCGCTGGTCGGCGGTGTGGGCGAGGAGAAACTCGCGGACGGTCTCCTTCTCGGTCCGCTCGCTGCCGAGCCGGCCGGCCGTCTCCAGCGCCCGGGCGAGGACCCGCGGCGGGAAAGCGTCGCCCCGGGCCTTGACCGTGCGCACCAGCGCCTCGAGGAGCGACTCGTCGTGGGTCGCGGCGAGGGCCGCGATCGCTCCGGCGGCCACCTCCTGACGGAACGACTCGCTCCGCAGCCCGTCGAGGAGGGCGTCTCGCGCCTGCCCGTCGCCGTACTTGGCCAGGCCCTCGAGCGCCGCGGCGCGGATCGCCGGATTGGGTTCGTCGCGGGCGACGGCGACGAGCCGCTCCATCACCTGCGGCCGGTAATAACCCGCCAGCGCCTCGACGACGCGGCGGCGGACGCGGGCGTCGGGCTGCGCGAGCGAGCGCGAAAGCTCGTCGAGCGCCTCGTCGCTGCCAGCCGCCTGCAGCGCCGCCGCGGCCTGCTCGCGGACGCCGCGGAACGGATCCTCACGGAGCACCCGGCCGAGCCGCTCGACTGCCCCGCGCGTCTTCTTCGCGGCCAGTGCCTTGACGGCGCGGATCCGCCCGATCGGATCGTCGGCGCTTTCGAGCTGCACCAGGTGCATCGCCTCGGGGAGATCGAAATCGACGCGCGCAAGCAGCGTGTATTCCGGATCGAATCGCACCAACACCGGCTGCGCGGAGAGCGCGAAGTCGAACTCGTGGGCCGCGCCGTCGACGGCCACGGTCCGGTCGACGACCGTGCCGTCGGGGAGCACGAACCGGAACGTCGCCGGGAAGGCGAACAGGAGGACGTCAGCCGACACCGGCTGCGTCTGCCGGATGGTGACGTGGGCCAGCTTCTCCTCCGGCTGCCAGCGGTAGTCGATCTCCAGGTCGGGGTGGCGGCCGTGGTACAGCCACTGGTCGAAGAACCGGTCGAGCGGCCGGCCGCTGGTCTCCTCGAGGACCTGGCGGAAGTCGTCGCTGGTCACCGTGCCGTAGGCGTGGCGCTCGAGGTAGGTGCGGACCGCCTGGCGGTAGAGATCGGCTCCGAGCTGGTGGCGGAGCATGTGGAGGACCCAGCTCCCCTTGGGGTAGGCCCGCCAGTCGAACTGCTCCCGCGCGTCGCGGTAGCCCTTGAAGACGATCGGCCGCGGGTCGGCGGCGTTGGGGAGGATCTTGTTTTCGGCGTCGAGCCACAGGCCGTAGAGCAGCTCCTCGGTGCCGAGGAGATGGCCGGCGTGGAGGTGGGAGTAGTAGGTGGCGAAACCCTCGTTGAGCCACAGGTGGCTCCAGTCCTTGCAGGTCACCAGGTCACCGAACCACTGGTGAGCCATCTCGTGGGCGTCGAGCGACCGGGTGGTGCGGATGTTCTCGGTCTCGCCGGAGAACAGCGTCTGGTCGGTGAGCGTGGTGAGGCTCGTGTTTTCCATCCCGCCGGCGACGAAATCCTGGATCGTCACCTGGTCGTACTTGACCCACGGGAAGGGGACGCCGATCTCGTCCTCGAAGTAGGCCATGATCCCGGGGGTGTCGCGGAACGAGTTGGCGGCGACGGCGGCCGTCGACGGTTGCGTCCAGAACGCCAGCGGCACGTCGCGGTGCTTCCCCTCGAGCTTCACAAGGTGCCCGGCCACGAGGCACACCAGATAGCTGACGTGCGGCTTGTCCTGGAGCCAGCGCACCGCCTTGAGCCCGGTGGCGGGGTCGGTCTCCTCGCCGACGAGCCGGCCGTTGGAGAGCACGGTCATCGCCGGCGGGACGTGGCAGATCATCTCGGTGGTGCACTTCTCGTTGGGATAGTCGTGGCACGGAAACCAGTGGCGCGCCTCGTGCGACTCCCCCTGTGTCCAGACATGCGTGTCGCCGGCGGGATAGCCCATGTCGGGCGTGCGGAAGTACAGGCCACGCCGCGGCTCGGCGGAATGGTCGACGTGGAGCGTGACTTCGCGGCCGGGGGCGATCGGCTCGGGGAAGGCGACGGTGATCGAGTCGCGCGCCACGACGACGTCGCCGACGGGCACGGCAGCACCGGCCGCCTCGGCGCGGACGGAATGGACGGTCAGGTCGACCGCGTCGAGGCGCAGCGTCGACAGCGGCCGGGCGATCGGCTTGAACGACAGCGACGTCGTCGCCCGGACCGAGTGGCGGGCGAAGTCGGGGGTGCAGTCGATCTTGATGTGGAGCATGTCGACGGCACGGTCGGGGGCGTATTGCCGCGCCGCCGGCTCCCCCGCGGCCGCCGCGGCGGCGCCATGGTCGGCATGGCCATGGAGGTCGCCGTGGTGACAACGGCAGAGGATCTCCTCCTCGGCGGCGCCGAGCAGGCCTGCGGCCGGCAGGCCCACTGCCAGGAGGACGACTGCGACCAACGACGACGGGCGAACGGACCGGAACATGCCTGCCTCCCGCGGGAAACCACCATGGCCGAACCGCGCAAGTATAGTTCGCGCTTTCTGGCCGTTCCCGGGGGAGGCGCGGTGGCCGGCACGGTGCGCGAGACCCCCGTTTTCCCGGTACCATCCGGGGATGGATCTGCTGCGGGAATCGATCGCCGAGCGGGCAGCCGACTGCGAGCGGGAGCGGCTCCGGGTGCGCGAGCGACTCGCGGCCGGGCTGGCAGCCTGTCTGCCGCAGGGGAGCCGGGTCTGGGTCTACGGCTCCCTGACCGAGCCTGCTCGATTCCGCGAGTGGTCCGACGTGGATCTGGCGCTCGAGCAGGACCCGCCCGCGATGAGCATCCATCTCCTGGCGAGTCTGCTCTCGGAGCGGTGTCAACGCCCCGTCGATGTCTGCCTGATCGGCGAGACGAGACTCGAGCCGCAGATCCGACGGCATGGTGAACCATGGACCGTATAGGACTGTCGATTCTCGAGCAGGAGCTCGCTGCCGACGCCGCCGTGATGGCGGAAGCGGCACGACTGGCGGCAGAACGACTGGCCGACGAACATCCCGGGCACCTGTCGGCCTGTGGGTACGAGCTCAACCGGTTATACAACGTGCTGGAGAAGAGCTTCGAACGGCTCTGCACGGCGTTCGAGAACCACTTCGAGAAATCGGGGGACTACCACGAGCGGCTGCTCGAACGGGTGTCGCTCGACCTTCCGGGAATCCGACCGCGGTTCGTGCCGGCCGATCACAGGTCACCGCTGCGCGAGCTGAAAAGTTTCCGGCACTTCTTCCGGCACGCCTACGAGGCGACCCTCAGAGGCGACCGCCTCGCGGAGCTTGTCGGTCACGCGCGGAGCGTGGCCGCGGCGTTTCCGGACTGGAGTCGCCGCTTCTGCGCGGCGATCCGCGCGGACCTGGGCCATTGACTGTCGCGCGGTCGCCCCGCGCCGGCTCCCCGCACAGGACACCGGCGGGGCGGCGCTGCTCCGCCGGGGAGCCCCGCCCGCTGACGGCGCCGCCCTGGCACCCGCGGCGGGCAGGTATCATGGCCGCGACACCGGGACGGTCGCGCGGCTGCCGCGCACGGCCCTTTTCCCCCGAGGACTCGGTTGCGATGCGCGTCTCTTCCCTCGCCGTGGTTGCCTGGCTGATGACCACCCTCGCCGCCGCGGCCCAGGCTCCCGCGCGCTACGAACAACCCGCCGAACGGATGCCGACCGCACCCCAGGCCAGCAGCGAGACGGCGCCGTTCGCCGTGCCGGCAGGGTTTACCGTCGAACGGCTGTTCGTCGTCCCCAAGGACGAATTGGGCAGTTGGGTCTGCCTCGGCACCGACGGCCAGGGGCGGCTCGTCGCCAGCGACCAGGGTGACAAGGGTCTGGTGCGGATCACCCCCGCGCCCCTCGACGGCTCGCGGCCGACGGTCGTCGAGAAGATCCCCGTGCCGCTCAGCGGTGCCCAGGGGCTGCTGTGGGCGTTCGACAGCTTGTATGTCGTCTGCAATGGCGGGCCCGGCAGCGGCCTGTACCGGGTGCGCGACAGCGACGGCGACGACACCCTCGACGCGGTCGAGAAGCTCCGCGCGTTCGACGGCGGCGGCGAGCATGGCCCGCACGCGATCCGCCTGTCGCCCGACGGCACGCGGCTGTTCATCGTCTGCGGCAACCAT
The Planctomycetota bacterium genome window above contains:
- a CDS encoding GNAT family N-acetyltransferase, with the protein product MNSRSVLLGAFFRALGHAVHQRDGVCWVEVGRLSLMAVPATEAVAVAPGAVDTVLRDTGRVAATFVSADGTGVPAVAWWVRDPHYGLAAVQRQFRQNLRRGQGKVTVRRLEWREFRSLAFEVHCQAAAARGGPAPPTTSAGGWNRLCDLLADDVRFEATGCLVDGSLAGSIVSLTADGLCEGVMADCTPRFAGVRPAHWLYHRFAAEMIRRPGIRGVTVGRQGLPPRTSLDAFKRHAGYAPEPIQIAAVLHPRWRSALEPAMTRAVIRWTARLLGPRAGALANVSLLDAAVATRRSVRERDRAAG
- a CDS encoding cytochrome P450 — translated: MAFLRDKPGYLLRCHERYGETVRLSLGGPTLLITAPEDVRHVLVSAAGRYGKSPRLVSETARRRLGTSLFTVADADHARLRAHSIRCFHPQRLADRQWLLDRHCEEFAAAAVRHGTVDTDRHLAPFVAACIVEVLLGTDSARRRPGWSAALEERRRADEAAFAVVPLARIRSGSRRRSLSRLVAEAIVDGTDPDAILHGLLDDPDADAARTLAPGVEQILLAAYETTTMMLAWTIELLARAPDWMDRCGEESVAERVISEALRLYPPTWLFVRVATAMDRLPGGIAVPTGTKVYLSPYVSQRSSAAFVEAARFDPDRFLADRTVDPWRYFPFGAGTRSCLGERLARRLGATFLTALARRARLAPLNRHSPRPLGRVTLRPAHPIRVAVAERTGRVGR
- a CDS encoding nucleotidyltransferase domain-containing protein; amino-acid sequence: MDLLRESIAERAADCERERLRVRERLAAGLAACLPQGSRVWVYGSLTEPARFREWSDVDLALEQDPPAMSIHLLASLLSERCQRPVDVCLIGETRLEPQIRRHGEPWTV
- a CDS encoding glycosyltransferase, whose product is MIFRDPGPLATKFPEEPTAMVSGKERGRRAPAGRDGGTERIVTRRVDGMVPSDVRGTGGMDTTQGITSMTTSPVRNPSSSTRARAARPPRISVVLPTRDRGTAVLTPIAAIRRGSWQDFEICVVDQSARVAETAAALTALGDPRIRHLPSRDRGLARALNRGIDAARAELIAVTGDDCEPADDWLESVVTTFDHHPVVGVVHGNVEPCDHDATRGFVQASVRTDTVTVHAVEDLPTLVGTSANIAIRRAVATALAGFDETFGVGAPLAAAEDVDFVLRALAGGWAVHEAPAIRVTHQDIWPLHRRAELIRRNWYGTGAVFGKFARQQPRSAVGLLGRLARRFVARPVGVSVSLGGGHRWARLVAFTGGFLAGFTRPLDRARGHFAASPPRHPAG